A window of Maniola hyperantus chromosome 26, iAphHyp1.2, whole genome shotgun sequence contains these coding sequences:
- the LOC138404251 gene encoding uncharacterized protein — translation MSFPPSHKDIKMFEKTNELSINVYGLDDKHNVTGPLYITTVRKSNHINLLYIQKNDKGHYCLIKNLLRLVKRQVNDHTGNMYLCELCLQTFASKTKYTSHNCNEILTELPAKNSYLQFKNYERQQKINFIIYADFESILKKCNKNKSENTRLYEIHQPSCFGYYICCSHDLKLNKYVTYKGSDCVQVFVKYLISDIQEIYRILSKNLPMKPLTIEQKNSFENATNCYICNNLLLDDKVRDHDHITSEYRGPAHSYCNLINRVCSFVPVVFHNLAGYDCHLFITELAKYEGYFKIIPKTKENSPIARHSNYVGREQIEDVLVGDLPSVLGLW, via the coding sequence ATGTCATTTCCACCATCACATAAAGACATTAAAATGTTTGAGAAAACAAATGAACTGAGTATTAACGTTTATGGATTGGACGATAAACATAATGTGACTGGTCCTTTGTATATAACTACAGTCAGAAAAAGTAACCATATAAATTTGCTATACATTCAGAAGAATGATAAAGGACATTACTGtctaataaaaaatcttttgagGCTAGTAAAACGACAAGTAAATGATCACACAGGTAACATGTATTTGTGCGAGTTATGCTTACAGACTTTTGctagtaaaacaaaatatacttcTCACAATTGTAATGAAATATTGACCGAATTACCGGCGAAAAACAGTTAtttacaattcaaaaactatgaaaggcaacaaaaaattaattttattatctatgCTGACTTTGAAAGTATTCTTAagaaatgcaataaaaataagtCTGAGAATACTCGATTATATGAAATTCATCAACCGTCTTGCTTTGGTTACTATATCTGCTGTTCTCATGATctcaaattaaataagtatgttACATACAAAGGATCAGATTGTGTAcaagtatttgtaaaatatttaattagcgATATTCAAGAAATTTATCGCATATTGTCTAAGAACCTACCAATGAAACCGTTAACAATTgaacaaaaaaatagttttgaaaATGCTACAAATTGCTATATCTGTAATAATTTACTTCTTGATGATAAGGTACGGGATCATGATCATATTACTTCAGAATACCGAGGGCCCGCACATTCTTATTGTAATCTAATAAACAGAGTGTGTTCATTCGTGCCCGTCGTTTTTCATAACTTGGCAGGCTATGATTGTCATCTTTTTATCACAGAGTTAGCAAAATATGaaggttattttaaaataataccgaaaacaaaagaaaactctCCCATTGCTCGACATTCCAATTATGTAGGGCGCGAGCAAATTGAAGATGTTCTTGTCGGTGATCTACCGTCAGTTTTGGGCCTGTGGTAA
- the LOC117994220 gene encoding uncharacterized protein, whose product MSRMARRYQGVRAGQMFNILGLGGLAEDAQQQTSTPSKSYTLDKLISEKKSKTCVNVSPIPKRCKITKSDSLTNIPKSNRLKTQRRCSSVPPTITVQYAKRNNFDICSDGTIADRGRSLSMSALTCDDTKDSGNKRCSSVPPLYFHTYESAQMLESVPYNLIDETISYDGDCSGEDTDVTYCPSDIDQVSNNSSAQSLIDEPSTSSGIYHGNPNEGRKRQIKGDSNDWKKIKNKKLRMLGQEYLGYTKPKDRKLMQNKIRPARQLGERCVSQFCRKSKIRNCEKFNDEKRQEIHNMFWKSMNWDQRKVYVAGLVCRKGTTRKTCDQSSRREGTFQYFLPVNGHQNLQVCRTTFLNTLCLGSYTVQSWVKKSRVGVIPCQEIQNIARVNNPRPAQRKLVTAGEFLNNLPKLPSHYARKDSRKLYLEPIYRSLSDLYKRYKEYCVKNEKPIVSRFTFEKLFHDKNLSLYTLKKDRCDICSGHAVGNISTIDYEQHTRRKNRAREEKESDKKKAKSGEFILLSMDLESVKVCPYLTASALYFKTKLTCHNFTVYDLVTHQASCYWFDETCADLTASTFSSFLCDYIERFCLSKRLPIVIYSDGCTYQNRNNIMANALLNISVTNGVTITQKYLEPGHTQMECDAVHAAIERKLKNREIHLPSDYITVTKEARINPAPYEAIQINYDFVKDFNNRSTWRYSSIRPGRKPGDPVVVDIRAIQYGPGGIITFKINFDDDWSELPGRSKKLLTSVNYSPLHTAPIPIASTKFNHLQQLKEVLPRDCHLFYDTLPHE is encoded by the exons ATGTCTCGAATGGCAAGGCGTTATCAAGGTGTACGGGCTGGACAAATGTTCAACATACTTGGACTTGGAGGACTTGCGGAGGATGCGCAGCAACAAACTTCTACTCCTTCTAAGTCAT ATACACTCGATAAGCTGATATCTGAGAAAAAATCAAAAACCTGTGTGAACGTGTCTCCAATACCAAAGCGATGTAAGATTACTAAATCTGATTCACTTACAAACATTCCTAAGAGTAACCGTTTAAAGACTCAACGACGCTGTTCTTCGGTTCCACCTACAATTACAGTACAGTATGCAAAACGAAACAATTTTGATATTTGCAGTGATGGTACTATTGCTGACAGAGGACGCAGCTTATCAATGTCAGCTCTCACTTGCGATGACACCAAAGACTCAGGTAATAAAAGATGCTCCTCAGTTCCGCCtttatacttccatacttacgAGAGTGCCCAGATGCTAGAATCTGTACCTTATAACCTAATTGACGAAACCATTTCCTATGATGGTGACTGTTCTGGCGAAGACACTGACGTCACTTACTGCCCCTCAGACATTGATCAAGTTTCGAACAATTCTAGTGCACAGTCACTTATAGATGAACCTTCCACTTCATCGGGTATTTATCATGGTAATCCAAACGAAGGAAGAAAACGCCAAATTAAAGGTGACTCAAATGActggaagaaaataaaaaataagaaacttcGTATGCTAGGACAAGAATATCTAGGATACACAAAGCCAAAAGATAGAAAACttatgcaaaataaaataagaccTGCTAGACAATTAGGTGAAAGATGTGTTTCACAGTTTTGCAGAAAAAGTAAGATACGAAATTGCGAAAAATTTAATGACGAAAAACGGCAAGAGATACACAACATGTTTTGGAAGAGTATGAATTGGGACCAGCGCAAAGTATATGTCGCTGGTCTCGTCTGCCGTAAGGGAACGACACGTAAAACGTGCGATCAGTCGTCGAGACGAGAAGGCACgtttcaatattttttgccaGTAAATGGACACCAAAATTTACAGGTTTGCAGAACAACCTTCTTAAATACTTTGTGCCTTGGATCATACACCGTTCAATCCTGGGTAAAAAAATCGCGTGTTGGTGTGATTCCCTGCCAGGAAATACAAAATATAGCAAGAGTTAATAATCCAAGGCCTGCTCAGCGAAAACTTGTAACTGCAggagaatttttaaataatcttcCTAAATTACCGTCGCACTATGCAAGAAAAGATTCtagaaaattatatttagaACCTATTTACCGATCTTTAAGCGATTTGTATAAACGTTATAAAGAATACTGCGTTAAGAACGAGAAGCCTATAGTTTCTCGTTTCACTTTCGAGAAACTATTTCACGATAAAAATTTATCCCTATACACTCTAAAAAAAGACAGGTGCGATATCTGCAGCGGTCATGCAGTAGGGAACATTTCTACTATCGATTATGAACAACACACTAGACGCAAAAACAGAGCAAGAGAAGAGAAAGAAAGCGATAAAAAAAAGGCGAAATCTGGAGAATTTATCTTGCTGTCTATGGATTTAGAGTCAGTAAAAGTATGCCCTTATCTGACTGCCAGCGCcctatattttaaaacaaaacttacATGTCATAATTTTACCGTTTATGACCTGGTTACCCACCAAGCTTCGTGTTATTGGTTCGATGAAACCTGCGCAGATTTGACTGCTAGTACTTTCTCATCTTTTTTATGCGATTACATCGAGAGATTCTGTTTGTCCAAACGATTGCCCATAGTTATTTACTCCGATGGATGCACCTACCAAAACAGGAACAATATAATGGCAAATGCTCTGTTAAATATTAGTGTTACAAACGGAGTGACTATCACACAGAAGTACTTAGAGCCCGGGCACACCCAAATGGAGTGTGATGCAGTCCATGCTGCAAttgaaagaaaactaaaaaataggGAAATACATCTTCCCAGCGATTATATAACTGTGACGAAGGAGGCACGAATAAACCCTGCCCCCTATGAAGCTATTCAAATAAATTACGATTTCGTTAAGGACTTCAATAATAGATCAACGTGGAGGTACAGCAGCATAAGACCCGGGCGAAAACCTGGAGATCCTGTTGTTGTAGATATACGAGCCATCCAATACGGACCAGGAGGAATTATtacctttaaaattaattttgacgaTGACTGGTCTGAGCTACCTGGAAGATCAAAAAAACTACTAACTTCTGTAAATTACTCACCGCTGCATACTGCGCCAATTCCTATAGCGTCTACTAAGTTTAATCATCTCCAGCAATTAAAAGAAGTATTGCCAAGAGACTGTCATTTATTTTATGACACTTTACCACACGAGTGA
- the LOC138404227 gene encoding uncharacterized protein encodes MMKTCEGCSKLYKDGSGLICAKCNKNYHVKCLNMATAQYNRLKHKSSWNCPACPVKDGRHDDTPVKSSVDATEESSSSANSEMQEISADPQNCDTPTPTHTILSSPIGDCQPSDLSQNALLHNISLQISQLQMQMSSIQIIKNDLCSLKTDISELKNSLSAKVEDLENRMSDAELKLSQMSDLQSEVDELKSKVASMMESNLKNDQWVRRSNIQINGIPSRKDEDLIKVIKDLADMSGYSLDTSRDIDFVTRIAIRNDVDTSYPKPIILKLLSRYKKDDFLSCLRRLKDLKASDVGFPGNQARIYINDHLSSYNKMLLQKAKALAKEKKYDYCWVRNCTVMVRQNEKSKIIHITSEESLKKIV; translated from the coding sequence ATGATGAAGACGTGTGAAGGATGCTCGAAGCTGTACAAGGACGGTTCAGGCCTAATCTGTGCcaaatgcaataaaaattatcacgtgAAATGTTTAAATATGGCCACGGCACAGTACAACCGACTAAAACATAAGTCTAGCTGGAATTGTCCAGCGTGCCCTGTTAAGGATGGAAGGCATGACGACACTCCCGTCAAAAGCTCAGTGGATGCGACGGAGGAATCCAGCAGCTCCGCAAACTCCGAGATGCAGGAAATCTCCGCCGACCCTCAAAACTGTGACACACCGACTCCTACCCACACCATATTATCGTCTCCGATCGGGGATTGTCAACCTTCGGATTTATCGCAAAATGCTTTACTTCATAATATATCATTGCAAATCTCACAACTACAGATGCAAATGTCttcaatacaaataataaaaaatgatttatgtaGTTTGAAAACAGACATTTCGGAGCTAAAAAATAGTCTCTCCGCCAAGGTAGAAGATTTAGAGAATCGTATGTCCGATGCTGAATTAAAATTATCCCAAATGAGCGATCTACAGTCAGAAGTGGACGAACTTAAATCGAAGGTTGCCAGTATGATGGAGTCTAATCTGAAGAATGATCAATGGGTTCGTCGATCTAATATACAAATTAACGGTATTCCGTCCAGAAAGGACGAGGATCTTATTAAAGTTATAAAAGACTTGGCCGATATGAGCGGTTACTCATTAGACACATCAAGAGACATTGACTTCGTCACTCGCATTGCTATTAGAAATGACGTAGACACCTCATATCCGAAGCCTATTATACTGAAATTATTATCAAGGTATAAAAAAGACGATTTTTTGTCTTGTTTGCGCCGTTTGAAGGACTTGAAAGCATCAGATGTAGGATTCCCCGGTAATCAGGCTCGTATCTATATAAATGATCACCTATCGAGCTATAACAAAATGCTTTTGCAGAAAGCCAAAGCCTTggcaaaagaaaaaaagtatgATTATTGCTGGGTGCGCAACTGTACGGTCATGGTTCGTCAAAACGAGAAATCAAAAATCATACACATAACCTCGGAAGAATctctaaaaaaaatagtttaa